GGACGCCGAGATCAGCAGGCAAAGTCCGTAGGGCGGTGTAACCAGGCCGAAGGCAAGCGAAACGATGCCGATAATAGCAAAGACGACGGGGTGAATGTCGGCGGCGGATGCCACCGGGTACAGGACCGTGCCCAGAATGATGATCGCGGGAATGGCGTCGATGAACAAACCGAACAGCAAAAAGAAACCGGCAATCACCAGCGCGGTTCCGAACTGGCCGAATTCAAGGCCGGTCATGACGCCGACCATCAGCCGCGGCACATTGTAGAAGGCCAGCATCCAGCCGAAGACCGAGGCCGTGCCGATCGCAAACAGCGAGATCGATGCAAACCGGCCCGTTTCATACAGGATGCCGACCGTGTCGCGTAAGGTTATGGTGCGGTACACGACAAAGCCCAGGAAGAACGAGTAGAAGGCGGCAATAATCGCGCTCTCCGTCGGTGTGACGACACCTCCCACAATGCCGCCAATAACGAACACCGGCGTCAGCAAGGCCAGCCCGGCCCCTTTCAGCGCACTCCAGAATTCTGTCAGGGTCGGTGTTCCGGCTGTTGGATAGTCATACACCTTCGCATAGCCGTAAACGGTGGCCATCAGGGCGGCCGCAATCATCAGACCCGGTATCGCACCGGCGAGAAACAGCGCGCCCACTGAAATCGACATCACGCCACCCCACACAATCATCAGGATGCTGGGCGGGATGATCACGCCCATGACCGATGAACAAGCAGTTATGGCGACGGAAAACCGCGGATCGAAACCCTGTCGGGTCATGGCCGGAATGAGAATCTTGCCGCATCCCGCGGCATCTGCCGTCGATGATCCGGAAATGCCGGCAAACAGCATCGACACGGCAACGTTCACATGACCAAGACCTCCCGGCAGCCAACCTGTCAGGACCCGGGCGAACTCGATCAGCTTGTCGGTTATCTTGCCACCGTTCATCAGGTTCGCCGCCAGGAGGAAGAACGGGACGGCCAGCAGGATGAACGAATTATAGGAATTGAACATCCGATCCATGATCAGGAACGGCGTCAGCCGGATGTCGAACACCACCAGCGGGATGGTTGCGATTCCGAGTGCAAAGGCGACCGGCACGCGCGCCACGACAAGCGTGACGAAACCTGTCAGCAGAATGAGGCAGGCATAACCGGTGGAAATGATCATGCCGCCGGCCTTCCGGAGCTATACCGGTATTCCTGGATGGCCTGCCACAACCGGAACAGGGCGAATACCGCCCAGCAGACCCCGGCAAACGGCACCGTTATGTAAATCACCAGCAGGTTGACCTGCATCATCACCGATGTCTGGATGGACCCGAACTTTGCGTAGCCGATACCGTAATAGGCAAACAGCAGTGCGAACACG
Above is a window of Anderseniella sp. Alg231-50 DNA encoding:
- a CDS encoding TRAP transporter large permease subunit translates to MIISTGYACLILLTGFVTLVVARVPVAFALGIATIPLVVFDIRLTPFLIMDRMFNSYNSFILLAVPFFLLAANLMNGGKITDKLIEFARVLTGWLPGGLGHVNVAVSMLFAGISGSSTADAAGCGKILIPAMTRQGFDPRFSVAITACSSVMGVIIPPSILMIVWGGVMSISVGALFLAGAIPGLMIAAALMATVYGYAKVYDYPTAGTPTLTEFWSALKGAGLALLTPVFVIGGIVGGVVTPTESAIIAAFYSFFLGFVVYRTITLRDTVGILYETGRFASISLFAIGTASVFGWMLAFYNVPRLMVGVMTGLEFGQFGTALVIAGFFLLFGLFIDAIPAIIILGTVLYPVASAADIHPVVFAIIGIVSLAFGLVTPPYGLCLLISASIAELNVVKVLRDVVIILVPMLVILLLIILFPEIVLWLPRTLMPGFK